ACCGACAAATATCTGCTTCACGAGCTCGAACCAGTCGTTGAAAAGCTCCTGAATCGGCATCTCTCGCTGTGCAAGGACTGGAACCCGCACGACTACATCCCGTGGTCGGACGGCAAGAACTACTACGCGCTCGGCGGTCAGGACTGGCATCCCGACGAGGCGAAGATCTCCGAGGTGGCTCAGGTCGCCATGGTGCAGAACCTGCTCACCGAGGACAATCTCCCGTCCTATCACCGCGAGATCGCGATGAACTTCGGGATGGACGGCGCCTGGGGCGAGTGGGTGAACCGCTGGACCGCCGAGGAGAACCGGCACAGCGTCGCGCTGCGCGACTACCTCGTCGTCACCCGGGCGGTCGACCCGGTTCAGCTCGAGCAACTGCGCGTGGAGCAGGTCACCCGTGGTTTCTCTCCGGGCCAGAACCAGCAGGGCGATCTGTTCGCCGAGAGCCTGTTCGACTCCGTCATCTACGTGACGTTCCAGGAGCTCGCGACCCGGGTGTCGCACCGTAACACCGGCCGGGCGTGCAACGAGACCATTGCCGACCAGCTGCTGGCCCGCGTCTCGGCCGACGAGAACCTGCACCAGATCTTCTACCGCGACGTGTCGGAGGCCGGCTTCGAGATCGCGCCCGACCAGGCGATGCACTCGCTGCACCGGGTGCTGCGCAACTTCAAGATGCCCGGCTTCACCGTTCCGGAGTTCCGCCGCAAGGCGGTCATCATCGCGGTGGGCGGTGTCTACGATCCGCGCATCCACCTCGAGGACGTCGTGATGCCGGTGCTGAAGAAGTGGCGCATCTTCGAGCGCGACGACTTCACCGGCGAGGCCGCACGGATGCGCGACGACCTCGCCAAGCTGGTCGAGGAACTCGAGGAGGCCTGCGAGAAGTTCGAGGTGGCCAAGCAGCGGCGCGCCGAGCGTGAGGCCCGCAAGGCCGAGAAGCTCACCGCGTCGAGGGTGCTTGCCGTCTCGTCGTGACGGGCTCATGGGCGCGCTGACCGCGTCACAGCCCACCCAGGTACCCCAGCTGCGGATCGGCTCGATCACGCTGCGCAGCCCGGTGGTCCTCGCGCCGATGGCGGGCGTGACCAACGTGGCATTCCGAACGCTGTGCCGGGAGCTCGAGCTCGCCAAGGTCGGCACGGTCAGCGGGCTGTACGTGTGCGAGATGGTGACCGCGCGGGCACTCGTCGAGCGTCACCCCGGCACCATGCACATGGTGACCTTCGGGCCCGACGAGTCCCCGCGCTCGCTGCAGCTGTACTCGGTCGATCCGGACAACACCTACGCGGCGGCGCGGATGATCGCCGACGAGGGCCTGGCCGATCACATCGACATGAACTTCGGCTGCCCGGTGCCCAAGGTCACCCGCCGCGGCGGCGGCGCGGCGCTGCCCTACAAGCGGCGGTTGTTCGGCCGCATCGTGGCCGCGGCGGTCAAGGGGGTCGAAGGCACCGACATCCCGGTGACGGTGAAGTTCCGGATCGGCATCGACGACGAACACCACACCCACCTCGACGCGGGCCGCATCGCGGCCGAGGAAGGCGCCGCAGCGGTCGCGCTGCACGCCCGCACGGCCGCCCAGCGGTATTCGGGCACTGCCGACTGGGAACAGATCGCCCGACTCAAGGAGCATGTGACGTCGATCCCGGTGCTCGGCAACGGCGATATCTTCGAGGCCGGCGACGCCCTGGCCATGATGTCGGCCACAGGTTGTGACGGCGTGGTGATCGGGCGCGGCTGCCTGGGCCGGCCGTGGCTGTTTGCCGAGCTGTCCGCGGCGTTCACCGGTGCCCCGCCGCCACCCCCGCCCACCCTCGGGGAGGTGGCCGCGATCCTGATGCGGCATGCCCAATTGCTCGCCGACCACTTCGGCGAGGACAAGGGCCTGCGCGACATCCGTAAGCACATCGCCTGGTATCTGCACGGTTTCCCGGCCGGTGCCGAGTTGCGCCGGTCATTGGCCCTGGTCAAGACCCTTGCGGAACTGCGCGGCCTGCTCGATCAACTCGATCCGGACGTGCCGTTCCCGCCCGCGGCGACCGGCCCGCGGGGGCGGCAGGGGTCGCCCGCCTCGGTGAGCCTGCCGGAGGGGTGGCTCGATGACCCGGACGACTGCACGGTGCCCGCCGGCGCGGAGGTGATGCACTCCGGAGGCTGAACGACCGACCGGACGACCCGTTGCCCGCACGGCCCGCACCGCCGGTATAACGGAGTCGTCGTCGTGCTGAGACAAATCTGACACCACATCTCTCAGGTTGCCTCAGTACGATATGAATCTCGTTCGTAATGGCTCCGAAGTGGGAGCCGCGCAGGGTGCTGTGACCAGACACGGGGAAGCGCTGCGCCCGCCACCGCGCAACGGTGCGCTCGGCGGAGGACATGTCGGAGGCCGATAGAACCATGAGCGACGGCGAGAACGCCGGTCCTGGCCCATGGGGCCAGCGTGGCTCGTCGGCGCCTGACGGCGGGACGACCGACCACCACCCGCACGAGCCCGACCAGTGGCTCACCCGATCACCGCGCCCGGCGGCCGGTTCGGCCCCTTGGGAGCGCGGGGCGTCGGCGCGGGAACGGCACGGCGCGGCCTCCGACCGCGCCGGCGGCAACCATGCCGACGGGGTACCGGTAGCCGACCTGATCGCCAAGCTCAACGCCGACCGACTCAGACCACGCGGCCGGCATCGGTCCGCGGACCCGGTCGCCCCGCCGGCGGCGGAACCGCCGTTCGAGGAGTACCCGGAGCCGGACCCGGCGGATGCGGACGCAACCGGTGCGGAACGCACCGTCACACTGGCCGCCCTCGACGATCCGTGGCCGGCCGACGACGCCGAGCCGGCGGCCTTCGACGACACCCCCGAAGACCACACCCCCGGCGCGGCCTTCGACGACGCCCCCGACACCGAGGTCATCCCCGCCGCGGCCGACTCCGCCCCCGCCGATGACCTGCCCGACCTGGCCACCATTCACCAGCGCCGCCGCGCCACCCCCGCGCACGTCGGCCGACGTTCCGCGCCGCGCCCCGAGAAATCGGCGGGCCGCAAACGGCGCCGGGCCATCATGGCGGGCCGCGCGGTGGCGGCCCTGTTCGCCGTGCTCGCGCTGGCCACCACCGGCGGCGCCTGGCAGTGGCAGTCGGTCAAGAACAACATGTTCAACCGGGTCTCGGCGCTGGACCGGGACTCCCGCGACATCATCGACCCCAACGCCCAGTTCGGCGACGAGAACTTCCTGATCGTCGGGGTGGACAGCCGCTACGGCGAGAACGCCGACATCGGGGCCGGCACCGTCGAGGACGCCGCCGGAGCTCGCTCGGACACCGTGATCCTGGTGAACATTCCGGCCAGCCGCGAACGCGTGGTGGCGGTGTCGTTCCCGCGCGACCTCTACATCGACCCGATCAAGTGCGAACCGTGGAATCCGGTGACCGGCGAGTACGGCCCGATCACCGATCCCGAGTCGCCGATGTACGGGATGGACGAGGTCTACACCGAGTACAAGCTGAACTCCGCGTACGCGGTGGGCGGCCCCAAGTGCCTGGTCAAGGTGATCCAGAAGCTGTCCGGCCTGGCGATCACCCGGTTCATGGCCGTCGACTTCGCCGGATTCCAGAAGATGGTCGACGCCCTCGGCGGTGTCGAGGTGTGCACCACCGAACCGCTGGAGGACTACGAGCTCGGCACCATCCTGCCGACCGCCGGCCGCCAAATCGTCGACGGCCGCACCGCGCTCAACTACGTGCGCGCCCGCCAGGTCGTCACCGAGGGCAACGGCGACTACGGCCGCATCAAACGTCAGCAGCTGTTCCTGTCGTCGCTGCTGCGTTCGCTGATCTCCAAAGAGGTGTTCTTCTCGCTGTCCAAGCTGAACAACGTCGTGAACCTGTTCATCGAGAACAGCTACGTCGACAACATGGACACCAAGGACCTGGTCACCCTCGGACAGTCCATCCAGGGCATCTCGGCCGGCCGGATCACCTTCCTGACCGTGCCCACCACCGGGTACTCCGACGAGTGGGGCAACGAGCATCTGCGCGAGGAGGACACCCGCGCCATCTTCGACGCGATCATCAACGACCTGCCGTTGCCCGAGGAGAAGACCGACGACAACACCCCGGTGCCCGGGACCCCGGAGAGCAACGTCCCGCCGCCCACCCAGGACGCGCAGCCGGCCCCTGAGCTGGTTAACACCGTGACGACATATCCGCAGGACATCACCGTCCAGGTGTCGAACTCCACCGACCGCGCCGGGCTGGGTGCGGCCACCGCCCAGCAACTGGAGGCCTACGGCTTCAACGTGACCACGCCCGACGACTATCCGGGTCCGCTGGACAAGACGACGGTGTTCTTCTCGCCGGGCAACGAGGAGGCGGCCGCCACCGTCGCGTCGGCGTTCAACACCCCGGTCATCGAGAAGGTCATCGGCCTGGGCGATGTGGTCCGCGTGGTGCTCGGCGACGACTTCCAGGCGGTCGGCGCCCCGTTCGTCAGCGGCTCACCGGTCCAGGTGCACGTGGTGCGCGGCACGATGCGCACGTCGACCACCACCCAGCTGCCCGACGACCTCACCATCACCAACGCCGCCGACGCCACCTGCGGATAGGCCGCGATCCGGCTGCCTGCGGTTCACCCCGCGTTCACCGTGTGGTCGTGACCCCGTGTCCGTACCCCCGTAGGCTTGCCTCATGCGTACCGCGTACCACGAACAGCTGGATGCCCTGACCGCCCAGCTCGGCGAGATGTGCGGTCTGGCAGGCGCTGCGATGGAACGCGCGACTCAGGCGTTGCTGCAGGCCGATCTGGAGCTCGCTGAGCAGGTCATCACCGACCACGAGCGGATCGCGGCGATGAGCAGCAAGGCCGAGGAGTCGGCGTTCGTCCTGCTGGCGTTGCAGGCGCCGGTCGCCGGCGATCTGCGCTCGATCGTCGCGGCGATTCAGATCGCCGCCGACGTCGAGCGGATGGGCGCGCTGGCCCTGCACGTCGCCAAGATCGCCCGGCGCCGGCATCCGCAGCATGCGCTGCCCGAGGAGGTCAACGGCTACTTCGCCGAAATGGGCCGGCTGGCGGTCGAACTAGGCAACAGTGCCCAGGAGGTGCTGCTCACCCGAGATCCGGAGAAGGCCGCGCGCATCCACGAAGAGGATGACGCGATGGACGATCTGCACCGCCACCTGTTCACCGTGCTGATGGACAAGGAGTGGAAGCACGGGGTCGCCGCGGCCGTCGACGTCACGCTGCTGGGCCGGTTCTACGAACGGTTCGCCGACCACGCCGTCGAGATCGCCCGCCGCGTCATCTTCCAGGTCACCGGCAAGCATCCCGACGACGAGGATCTGACCACCACGCGCTGATACCCGCGCGGATCAGGGCACGATCCGCACACCGTCGCGGCGGGCGGCCACCAGATCCCGCAGGATCCGGGCCAGCACCTGCAGATCGGCGGCGCTGTAGCGATGCAGGAAGTCGTGCAGACCTCGGGTCATCTCCACGTGCATCTGCGCGTGCGCGTCGGCGAGGAGCCGTCCGTCGGCGGTCAGGCGCAGCTGCACCTCCTTGCGGTTGCCCGGCACCGGGCCGCGCTCCACCAGGCCCGCCTCCACCAGGCGCTGGACGTGTTTGGACACCGTGCCCTTGAGTTGGTTGGTCCTGGCGGCCAGCCCGACGACGCTGACCGGTTCGGCGTCGGCGATGGCGGCCAGCAGGTGCATCGACAGCGTCGGCAGGCTCCGGCTCAAGGGAACGAGCCGGGCCGGTAGCCGCTCGGCGATGAAGTCGCGCTCGGCGTCGGCACCGGCCCCGGCGTCGAACTTTTCGCTGAGCGCGCTGATCAGGTTGTCGATCTCGGAGATCAGCGCGGTCTTGGTTTTCACGGAAACCATCTTGCCAGCCCGGACCGCCGGGTCTATGGTTTCTGTAGAAACTGTTTCCTTAGAAACTTGGGAGTGGAAATGAAGGCCGCCGTCATCGAGGAATGGGACCGCCCGCCCGTCTACACCGACCACCCGGAACCCCAGGCGTCCGGCGGGGCCGTCGTCGCCTCGGTCGAGGCCTCACCGCTGACCAACCTGACCCGCGGTGTCGCGATGGGAAAGCACTACGCCAGCAAGGGGTTCGAACTGCCGGTCATACCCGGGGTGGACGGGGTGGTGCGCCTGCCCGACGGCAGGCGCGTCTACGTCAACATCCTCAGCGCCAAAGGCCTGTTCGCCGAGCGCGCCGCGGTGCACCCGGAGAACGCGACACCGGTCCCCGACGACGTCGACTCGGTGACCGCTGCGGCCCTACCCAATCCCGGTGTGTCCGCGTGGATCTCGCTGGAGCACGCGGCGGCGGTGTCCCCCGGTGACCATGTGCTCGTACTGGGCGCCACCGGGGTGACCGGAGCCACCGCGGTGCAGCTGGCCAAGTCGGTGTTCGGCGCCGGCCGGGTGGTGGCCGCCGGCCGCAACACCGAGCGGCTGGCCTGGCTGCGGTCGGTGGGTGCCGATGAGGCGATCACCCTCGACGAACTCGGCGACCGGGTGAGCGCACTGCACCGGGAGCGCCCGTTCGACGCGGTGCTCGACTACCTGTGGGGACCACCGGCCGAGGCGACGCTCGCCGCCCTGACCTCGCGGGGCGTCTCCGGTTACCATCCGACGCGATTCGTGCAGGTCGGGTCGATGGCGGGCGAGACGGTCGGCCTGTCGGCGGCGGTGTTGCGCAGCTCCGGAATCACCATGCGCGGCGTCGGTCTCGGCAGCGCGCCGCCGGTCGTGACGGCGCGGGCACGCACCGAGGGGCTGCCGCGGATGTTCGCGATGCTGGCAGCCGGTGAGCTGGCGTTGCCGACGAAGGCGGTGCCGCTCGCCGACGTCGAGCAGGTGTGGACGGCGCCCGAGTCGTCGGGCGTCCGGATCGTGGTGACGCCGTAGCTCAGCCGAAACGACCGGAGATGTAGTCCTCGGTGGCTTTCTGCGACGGGTTGGAGAAGATCTTCTCGGTGTCGTCGATCTCGATCAGCCGCCCCGGTTTACCGGTCGCCTCCAGGTTGAAGAACGCGGTCTGATCGCTGACCCGGGCGGCCTGCTGCATGTTGTGGGTCACGATCACGATCGTGAAATCCTTCTTCAACTCGGCGATCAGATCCTCGATCGCCAGTGTGGAGATCGGGTCGAGCGCCGAGCACGGCTCGTCCATCAGCAGCACGTCGGGTTGCACCGCGATCGCCCGTGCGATGCACAGCCGTTGCTGCTGACCGCCCGAC
The window above is part of the Mycolicibacterium hassiacum DSM 44199 genome. Proteins encoded here:
- a CDS encoding acyl-ACP desaturase, with translation MHENLTDKYLLHELEPVVEKLLNRHLSLCKDWNPHDYIPWSDGKNYYALGGQDWHPDEAKISEVAQVAMVQNLLTEDNLPSYHREIAMNFGMDGAWGEWVNRWTAEENRHSVALRDYLVVTRAVDPVQLEQLRVEQVTRGFSPGQNQQGDLFAESLFDSVIYVTFQELATRVSHRNTGRACNETIADQLLARVSADENLHQIFYRDVSEAGFEIAPDQAMHSLHRVLRNFKMPGFTVPEFRRKAVIIAVGGVYDPRIHLEDVVMPVLKKWRIFERDDFTGEAARMRDDLAKLVEELEEACEKFEVAKQRRAEREARKAEKLTASRVLAVSS
- the dusB gene encoding tRNA dihydrouridine synthase DusB, yielding MRIGSITLRSPVVLAPMAGVTNVAFRTLCRELELAKVGTVSGLYVCEMVTARALVERHPGTMHMVTFGPDESPRSLQLYSVDPDNTYAAARMIADEGLADHIDMNFGCPVPKVTRRGGGAALPYKRRLFGRIVAAAVKGVEGTDIPVTVKFRIGIDDEHHTHLDAGRIAAEEGAAAVALHARTAAQRYSGTADWEQIARLKEHVTSIPVLGNGDIFEAGDALAMMSATGCDGVVIGRGCLGRPWLFAELSAAFTGAPPPPPPTLGEVAAILMRHAQLLADHFGEDKGLRDIRKHIAWYLHGFPAGAELRRSLALVKTLAELRGLLDQLDPDVPFPPAATGPRGRQGSPASVSLPEGWLDDPDDCTVPAGAEVMHSGG
- a CDS encoding LCP family protein; this translates as MSDGENAGPGPWGQRGSSAPDGGTTDHHPHEPDQWLTRSPRPAAGSAPWERGASARERHGAASDRAGGNHADGVPVADLIAKLNADRLRPRGRHRSADPVAPPAAEPPFEEYPEPDPADADATGAERTVTLAALDDPWPADDAEPAAFDDTPEDHTPGAAFDDAPDTEVIPAAADSAPADDLPDLATIHQRRRATPAHVGRRSAPRPEKSAGRKRRRAIMAGRAVAALFAVLALATTGGAWQWQSVKNNMFNRVSALDRDSRDIIDPNAQFGDENFLIVGVDSRYGENADIGAGTVEDAAGARSDTVILVNIPASRERVVAVSFPRDLYIDPIKCEPWNPVTGEYGPITDPESPMYGMDEVYTEYKLNSAYAVGGPKCLVKVIQKLSGLAITRFMAVDFAGFQKMVDALGGVEVCTTEPLEDYELGTILPTAGRQIVDGRTALNYVRARQVVTEGNGDYGRIKRQQLFLSSLLRSLISKEVFFSLSKLNNVVNLFIENSYVDNMDTKDLVTLGQSIQGISAGRITFLTVPTTGYSDEWGNEHLREEDTRAIFDAIINDLPLPEEKTDDNTPVPGTPESNVPPPTQDAQPAPELVNTVTTYPQDITVQVSNSTDRAGLGAATAQQLEAYGFNVTTPDDYPGPLDKTTVFFSPGNEEAAATVASAFNTPVIEKVIGLGDVVRVVLGDDFQAVGAPFVSGSPVQVHVVRGTMRTSTTTQLPDDLTITNAADATCG
- the phoU gene encoding phosphate signaling complex protein PhoU, coding for MRTAYHEQLDALTAQLGEMCGLAGAAMERATQALLQADLELAEQVITDHERIAAMSSKAEESAFVLLALQAPVAGDLRSIVAAIQIAADVERMGALALHVAKIARRRHPQHALPEEVNGYFAEMGRLAVELGNSAQEVLLTRDPEKAARIHEEDDAMDDLHRHLFTVLMDKEWKHGVAAAVDVTLLGRFYERFADHAVEIARRVIFQVTGKHPDDEDLTTTR
- a CDS encoding MarR family winged helix-turn-helix transcriptional regulator, which produces MKTKTALISEIDNLISALSEKFDAGAGADAERDFIAERLPARLVPLSRSLPTLSMHLLAAIADAEPVSVVGLAARTNQLKGTVSKHVQRLVEAGLVERGPVPGNRKEVQLRLTADGRLLADAHAQMHVEMTRGLHDFLHRYSAADLQVLARILRDLVAARRDGVRIVP
- a CDS encoding quinone oxidoreductase family protein — protein: MKAAVIEEWDRPPVYTDHPEPQASGGAVVASVEASPLTNLTRGVAMGKHYASKGFELPVIPGVDGVVRLPDGRRVYVNILSAKGLFAERAAVHPENATPVPDDVDSVTAAALPNPGVSAWISLEHAAAVSPGDHVLVLGATGVTGATAVQLAKSVFGAGRVVAAGRNTERLAWLRSVGADEAITLDELGDRVSALHRERPFDAVLDYLWGPPAEATLAALTSRGVSGYHPTRFVQVGSMAGETVGLSAAVLRSSGITMRGVGLGSAPPVVTARARTEGLPRMFAMLAAGELALPTKAVPLADVEQVWTAPESSGVRIVVTP